The Acidobacteriota bacterium genome includes a region encoding these proteins:
- a CDS encoding carboxyl transferase domain-containing protein, whose amino-acid sequence MQAIRSTVNPQDQTYQTNYAANASAVERLRAELARSTKGGGEQYVKRHLARKRLLPRERIEMLLDEGSYFLEIAPLAGVGIENEFVGAGVVGGVGLVSGRECLIIANEATVKGGAVSEIGQIKNRRLSDVGTENHLPSISLVESAGADLPVQAKIFVPGGRGFREITRRSKMRIPSISVVFGNSTAGGAYLPGMSDYVIMVKNQAQVFLGGPPLVKMATGEVVDEESLGGAEMHSRISGLSDYLAEDELDGLRIARDIVSHYSDAPPRPRLRAVEEPLYPADELLGIASADIRVPFEAREVIARIVDGSMFEEFKAKYGTTLVTGFAYIHGYSVGILANNGVLMSESAAKGAQFIHLCNQQNIPLVFLQNITGFMVGRTYEEQGIIRNGAKLINAVSNSTVPAITIMTGSSYGAGNYAMCGRAYEPRFLFTWPNHRIAVMGPQQLSGVMDIIKREALTKQGLPVDEGKLTASRLALEAQIEAESDVYFATARLWDDGIIDPRDTRTVLAISLSAAYNRPVEGTMEWGVFRH is encoded by the coding sequence ATGCAAGCAATTAGATCGACAGTCAATCCGCAGGACCAAACATACCAAACAAACTACGCCGCCAATGCGTCCGCTGTCGAAAGACTAAGAGCCGAACTCGCTCGCTCGACGAAAGGCGGCGGCGAGCAGTACGTCAAACGCCATCTCGCGCGGAAACGTTTGCTGCCTCGCGAACGCATCGAGATGCTGCTCGACGAAGGCTCGTACTTTCTCGAGATCGCGCCGCTTGCCGGAGTCGGAATCGAGAACGAGTTCGTCGGCGCTGGTGTCGTCGGCGGCGTTGGTCTGGTCTCGGGCCGCGAGTGCCTCATCATCGCCAACGAGGCGACCGTCAAAGGCGGAGCCGTTAGCGAGATCGGGCAGATCAAGAACCGAAGGCTCTCAGACGTCGGCACGGAAAACCACCTGCCCAGCATCAGCCTTGTAGAATCAGCCGGAGCCGATCTTCCCGTGCAAGCCAAGATCTTCGTGCCCGGCGGCCGCGGCTTTCGAGAGATCACCCGCCGCTCGAAGATGCGCATCCCCAGCATCTCGGTTGTGTTCGGCAACTCGACCGCTGGCGGCGCGTACCTGCCGGGCATGTCCGACTACGTGATAATGGTCAAGAATCAAGCGCAGGTGTTTTTGGGCGGCCCGCCGCTGGTGAAGATGGCTACAGGTGAAGTCGTCGATGAAGAGTCGCTCGGGGGAGCCGAGATGCACTCGCGAATATCGGGGCTCTCGGATTATTTGGCGGAGGACGAACTCGACGGGCTGAGAATCGCGCGGGACATCGTGAGCCACTATTCCGACGCGCCTCCTAGACCGCGGCTGCGAGCCGTCGAAGAGCCGCTCTATCCGGCGGACGAGTTGTTGGGAATCGCTTCGGCGGACATCCGAGTTCCGTTCGAAGCGCGCGAAGTCATCGCTCGCATAGTGGATGGGTCGATGTTCGAAGAGTTCAAAGCAAAGTACGGGACGACCTTGGTCACGGGGTTCGCTTACATTCACGGCTACTCAGTCGGGATACTCGCGAACAACGGCGTGTTGATGTCAGAATCGGCGGCGAAGGGCGCGCAGTTCATTCACCTTTGCAACCAGCAGAACATTCCGCTCGTCTTTTTGCAGAACATCACCGGCTTCATGGTAGGCCGCACTTACGAAGAGCAAGGAATCATCCGAAACGGCGCCAAGCTGATCAATGCCGTGTCGAATTCAACCGTGCCGGCGATCACGATTATGACCGGGAGTTCGTATGGCGCGGGCAACTACGCTATGTGCGGGCGGGCTTACGAGCCGCGGTTTTTATTCACGTGGCCGAATCATCGCATCGCGGTGATGGGACCTCAGCAGCTTTCGGGGGTGATGGACATAATCAAACGCGAAGCGCTAACCAAGCAGGGTCTGCCGGTTGATGAAGGGAAGCTCACTGCCTCGAGACTGGCTCTGGAAGCCCAGATCGAGGCTGAGTCGGATGTTTACTTCGCGACGGCAAGGCTGTGGGATGATGGGATCATCGATCCGCGAGACACGCGCACGGTGCTGGCGATATCGTTGTCGGCGGCTTACAACCGGCCGGTGGAAGGAACGATGGAGTGGGGCGTGTTCAGGCATTGA
- a CDS encoding AMP-binding protein gives MGIAGDRAIWEAESRGVDLIDLTIGELFDRQCESIPDKEALVYNYPEIGLDLRLTYRQYQKEVHQLSKGLLALGIPKGEHVAVWAANVPEWVMLEIALAKIGAVLVTVNTNYRWAEIEYVLRQGDVTTLFMIEEFRGNSYVDSLFRIAPELNSLTDPTRERLHSAALPELKRVILIGSQEKPGMMLYSQVAPLGEHIPDELLRRRQSSLDTHDVIQMQYTSGTTGFPKGVMLTHHGILNQTHVSCAIGDLRPNERYVTAMPYFHIAGSVGAILFSLYLGCTLIPLISFDPEKELKLLDGEKATLSFNVPTMLVAMLNHPRFLAGEFDLSSLREIITGATPVPVVLMEDVKARMGADCTIVFGLTESSGTLTETIQTDSFELKSSTVGIPHPHMDIKIADPATGEPVQFGESGELMARGFLVMKGYYNMPDKTAETIDVDGWLRTGDLATMNSAGYVNIVGRVKDMIIRGGENIYPAEIEAFLMRHPKIAEAQVVGVPDSFMGEEVAALLRLKGDETADEAEIIAYCRDGISRHKVPKYVQFVTSFPLTASGKVKKFELKEQLIKELGLEEVAKQRTA, from the coding sequence GTGGGAATAGCCGGTGATCGAGCCATCTGGGAAGCTGAAAGCCGCGGCGTTGACTTGATCGACCTGACGATCGGCGAATTGTTCGATCGCCAATGCGAATCGATTCCCGACAAAGAAGCGCTGGTCTACAACTACCCCGAGATCGGGCTCGATCTTCGCCTTACCTATCGCCAGTACCAAAAGGAAGTCCACCAGCTATCGAAGGGCTTGCTTGCGCTTGGCATCCCGAAAGGCGAGCACGTAGCGGTGTGGGCGGCCAATGTTCCCGAGTGGGTGATGCTGGAAATCGCCCTTGCCAAGATTGGCGCCGTGCTCGTAACGGTCAACACCAACTATCGTTGGGCGGAAATTGAGTACGTGCTGCGACAAGGCGACGTCACTACGCTGTTTATGATCGAGGAGTTTCGCGGCAACTCATACGTCGATTCGTTGTTTCGCATTGCCCCCGAATTGAACAGCCTCACCGATCCGACTCGCGAGCGATTGCACAGCGCGGCGCTGCCCGAGTTGAAGCGAGTGATCTTGATCGGGAGCCAGGAAAAGCCGGGGATGATGCTTTACTCGCAAGTCGCGCCCCTCGGCGAGCACATTCCGGACGAGCTGCTGCGCCGGAGGCAGTCGAGCCTCGACACTCACGACGTAATCCAGATGCAGTACACCAGCGGCACAACTGGCTTCCCAAAAGGCGTGATGCTCACTCACCACGGCATACTGAACCAGACTCACGTGTCGTGCGCTATCGGGGATCTCAGGCCGAATGAACGTTACGTTACGGCGATGCCTTACTTTCACATCGCCGGTTCGGTGGGCGCCATTCTGTTTTCGCTCTACCTCGGGTGCACGTTGATTCCGTTGATCTCGTTCGATCCCGAGAAGGAGTTGAAGCTGCTTGACGGAGAGAAGGCGACCTTGTCGTTCAACGTTCCCACCATGCTGGTGGCGATGCTGAATCATCCGCGTTTTCTTGCCGGAGAGTTCGATCTGTCATCGTTGCGTGAAATCATCACCGGCGCGACGCCCGTGCCGGTTGTGCTGATGGAAGACGTGAAGGCCAGGATGGGCGCGGATTGTACGATCGTCTTCGGGCTCACCGAATCCAGCGGGACCCTGACTGAGACGATCCAGACCGACAGCTTCGAGCTGAAGTCTTCAACGGTTGGCATTCCCCATCCGCATATGGATATAAAGATCGCGGACCCGGCGACCGGCGAGCCCGTCCAGTTTGGCGAGTCCGGCGAGTTGATGGCTCGCGGGTTTCTGGTGATGAAGGGCTACTACAACATGCCGGACAAGACCGCTGAAACGATCGACGTTGATGGATGGCTTCGCACCGGCGACCTGGCGACGATGAACTCCGCCGGGTACGTCAACATCGTCGGGCGGGTAAAGGATATGATCATTCGCGGCGGAGAGAATATCTATCCGGCGGAGATCGAAGCGTTCCTGATGCGCCATCCAAAGATCGCAGAAGCTCAGGTGGTCGGCGTGCCGGACAGCTTTATGGGCGAAGAGGTGGCGGCGCTTCTCAGATTGAAAGGCGACGAGACAGCGGACGAAGCGGAAATAATCGCCTATTGCCGCGACGGGATCAGCAGACACAAGGTCCCGAAGTACGTTCAGTTCGTGACGTCATTCCCGCTGACCGCGAGCGGCAAGGTAAAGAAGTTCGAGTTGAAAGAGCAGCTCATTAAGGAGCTGGGGTTGGAGGAAGTCGCGAAGCAAAGAACGGCATGA
- a CDS encoding acyclic terpene utilization AtuA family protein translates to MKTIRIANGQGFWGDSLEAPVQLVERGPIDYLTLDYLAEITMSIMQKQRARDPRFGYAHDFIGVMARILPACVEKNIKVVANAGGVNPQACSAAVADAARKLGLAGKVKIGIVAGDDIMEKLDVLMDDGIALENMDTGEPLASIRDRVQSANVYFGAAPIAEALERGAQIIITGRCTDTGLTLGPMIHEFKWASDDWDRLAAGTIAGHIIECGAQCTGGNCQADWKSIPDLWDIGYPIVEANDDGTFAVTKHPGTGGRVTVAGIIEQLMYEMGEPRRYITPDCIADFTTVQLEQAATDVVRVSGINGKPATDFYKVSISYSAGYKAVGSLIYSWPEAYEKAKAADAILRRRLEALGLKFDEMRSEIIGAGALHGELAGAPSGDLSEVLLRVGVRSANKAALERFVKELAPLGLNGPPTVCGLGSGRPKVEEIVAYWPALMLKSAVSPRVEVFTV, encoded by the coding sequence ATGAAGACAATCAGAATCGCAAACGGGCAGGGCTTCTGGGGCGATTCGCTCGAAGCGCCCGTTCAACTCGTCGAGCGCGGGCCGATCGATTATCTCACGCTCGATTATCTCGCCGAGATCACGATGTCTATCATGCAAAAGCAGCGGGCGCGCGATCCCCGATTCGGATACGCGCACGATTTCATCGGCGTGATGGCTCGCATTCTGCCGGCGTGCGTGGAGAAGAACATCAAAGTAGTCGCGAACGCCGGCGGCGTAAATCCTCAGGCTTGTAGCGCCGCCGTTGCCGACGCCGCTCGCAAGCTCGGCCTCGCCGGCAAAGTCAAAATCGGAATCGTCGCCGGCGATGACATCATGGAGAAGCTCGATGTTTTGATGGATGACGGAATCGCGCTCGAGAACATGGATACCGGCGAGCCGCTGGCGTCCATTCGCGATCGCGTTCAAAGCGCGAACGTCTACTTCGGCGCGGCTCCAATCGCCGAAGCGCTCGAACGCGGCGCCCAGATCATCATCACCGGCCGCTGCACGGATACCGGACTGACGCTTGGGCCGATGATCCACGAGTTCAAATGGGCTTCAGATGATTGGGATAGATTGGCGGCCGGCACGATAGCCGGTCACATCATCGAATGCGGCGCGCAGTGCACAGGCGGGAACTGCCAGGCTGATTGGAAATCGATTCCCGACCTGTGGGACATCGGATATCCCATCGTCGAAGCGAACGACGACGGCACGTTTGCGGTCACCAAGCATCCAGGCACCGGTGGGCGAGTAACGGTCGCTGGAATCATCGAGCAGTTGATGTACGAGATGGGAGAACCGCGGCGGTACATCACACCCGATTGCATCGCCGACTTCACGACCGTGCAACTGGAGCAAGCCGCGACGGATGTTGTGCGGGTGTCAGGAATCAACGGGAAACCAGCGACTGATTTCTACAAAGTGTCGATCAGCTACTCGGCCGGCTACAAGGCGGTAGGCTCGCTGATTTATTCCTGGCCCGAAGCTTACGAGAAAGCTAAAGCGGCGGATGCGATTCTTCGCCGGCGGCTCGAAGCGCTTGGATTGAAGTTCGACGAGATGCGCTCCGAGATCATTGGCGCCGGCGCGTTGCACGGAGAGCTGGCGGGCGCGCCTTCAGGGGATCTTTCTGAAGTCCTTCTTCGCGTCGGCGTGCGCTCCGCGAATAAAGCGGCGCTCGAACGTTTCGTGAAGGAGCTGGCGCCGTTAGGGTTGAACGGTCCGCCGACGGTGTGCGGTTTAGGGAGCGGGCGGCCCAAGGTCGAAGAGATCGTCGCTTACTGGCCGGCGTTGATGCTCAAGTCGGCAGTCTCTCCGCGAGTGGAGGTGTTCACAGTCTGA
- a CDS encoding TonB family protein, translating into MKYFSLRILVLICVATTSAVGWVQEKPSAAPAPLLAGLRSKDKGDRRDAANQLGSTRARGAVRALVEVLSDKEATVREAAAFALGQISDPAGTGLLIPLLADSNEEVRASAAFALGMIGDRKATKALSYAIGDRDPEVRSSAIFALGLMQDEQAVDEIVDALDDSSFDVRYDAVWALGQIGEPDAEDPLRGSLVTLNLLRIDDSRREAFRQVVQYSLESLRTEAHARTAPGEAGRPRRATGIVRDERYAPPTRPLGIHRSARPAMTEAALRARAGGSVKLRVLVGADGKAVRVYVARRLGYGLDRRAVETALRYRFDPEIQSGLPQSSWTDVEVKF; encoded by the coding sequence ATGAAATATTTTAGCCTTCGCATCCTCGTTCTCATTTGCGTCGCGACAACCAGCGCGGTTGGCTGGGTGCAGGAGAAACCCTCGGCCGCTCCCGCTCCCTTGCTCGCCGGGCTGAGGAGCAAGGACAAAGGAGACAGGCGCGACGCGGCTAATCAACTCGGCTCGACGCGTGCGCGAGGCGCGGTTCGCGCGCTGGTGGAAGTGCTGTCTGACAAGGAAGCAACGGTGCGCGAAGCCGCCGCCTTTGCGCTCGGCCAGATTTCAGATCCCGCGGGGACGGGTTTGTTGATTCCGTTGCTCGCCGACTCCAACGAAGAAGTGCGCGCTTCAGCCGCGTTTGCGCTGGGAATGATCGGCGACCGCAAAGCGACTAAAGCGCTTTCTTACGCGATCGGCGATCGCGATCCGGAAGTGCGCTCATCGGCTATTTTCGCGCTCGGACTAATGCAAGACGAGCAGGCGGTTGACGAGATCGTCGATGCGTTGGATGACTCGTCATTCGACGTGCGCTACGACGCCGTGTGGGCGCTCGGGCAGATCGGCGAGCCGGATGCCGAAGACCCCCTGCGCGGCTCTCTGGTGACTCTAAACTTGCTCCGTATTGACGACTCGCGGCGCGAAGCGTTTCGACAAGTTGTCCAGTATTCTCTGGAGAGCCTCCGCACAGAAGCCCACGCGAGGACCGCTCCTGGAGAAGCCGGCAGGCCCCGGCGTGCCACCGGCATTGTCAGAGACGAACGTTATGCGCCTCCGACTCGCCCGCTGGGGATACATCGATCCGCGCGGCCCGCAATGACAGAAGCCGCATTGCGAGCGAGGGCGGGAGGTTCAGTGAAACTGCGAGTGCTGGTGGGCGCGGATGGCAAGGCCGTGCGGGTTTATGTCGCGCGGCGCCTCGGGTACGGATTGGACCGGCGCGCGGTTGAAACGGCATTGCGGTATAGGTTCGATCCTGAGATTCAATCGGGCTTGCCTCAATCAAGCTGGACCGATGTCGAAGTGAAATTCTAG
- a CDS encoding nitrilase-related carbon-nitrogen hydrolase has protein sequence MSRIVKCGLIQTSNAAATDEPIEKIKHENIVKNLAFIEQAATRGVQIVCMQEVFTTPYFCAEQEPRWYEAVEKIPDGPTVKLMQDVAKNHGMVVIVPIYEEEITGVYYNTAAVIDADGKYLGKYRKNHIPHTKPGFWEKYYFKPGNLGYPAFETAFARIGVYICYDRHFPEGARALGLNGAEIVFNPSATVAGLSEYLWELEQPAHAVANGYFIGAINRVGHEQPWDIGEFYGKSYFCNPRGKIIAQASRDSDELVVADLDLDEIREVRNVWQFYRDRRPETYASLTKE, from the coding sequence ATGTCAAGAATCGTTAAGTGCGGGTTGATTCAAACATCCAACGCCGCTGCGACAGACGAGCCAATCGAGAAGATCAAGCACGAAAACATTGTGAAGAATCTCGCGTTCATTGAACAAGCCGCAACCCGCGGGGTTCAGATCGTCTGCATGCAAGAGGTCTTCACTACGCCGTACTTCTGCGCTGAGCAAGAACCTCGCTGGTACGAAGCGGTCGAAAAGATTCCGGATGGGCCAACCGTCAAGCTCATGCAAGACGTGGCAAAGAACCACGGCATGGTTGTGATCGTCCCCATCTACGAGGAAGAGATCACCGGCGTCTACTACAACACCGCCGCGGTGATCGACGCCGACGGCAAGTACCTTGGGAAGTATCGTAAGAACCATATACCTCACACCAAGCCCGGATTCTGGGAGAAATACTACTTCAAACCGGGCAATCTCGGTTATCCGGCGTTCGAGACTGCGTTCGCGCGAATCGGCGTCTACATCTGCTACGATCGCCACTTCCCCGAGGGAGCGCGGGCTTTGGGACTGAACGGCGCGGAGATCGTTTTCAACCCCTCGGCGACGGTCGCGGGACTATCGGAGTATCTGTGGGAGCTCGAACAGCCGGCGCACGCAGTGGCCAACGGGTATTTCATCGGCGCGATCAATCGAGTCGGCCACGAGCAGCCGTGGGACATCGGCGAGTTCTACGGCAAGAGCTACTTCTGCAACCCGCGCGGCAAGATCATCGCCCAGGCGTCCCGAGATTCGGACGAGCTTGTAGTCGCCGATCTGGACCTGGATGAGATTCGCGAAGTAAGAAACGTCTGGCAATTCTACCGCGACCGCCGGCCGGAGACATATGCTTCGCTGACAAAGGAATGA
- a CDS encoding TIGR03842 family LLM class F420-dependent oxidoreductase — translation MLEFGITFKPDMPHQRMIALAKQAEAAGFDYGWIFDSHVLWQEAYPLLTLLAANTEHMRLGTCVTNPAVRDASVTASLLATLNRISDGRMDLGIGRGDSSRRVMGKKPTTLERLEETVDVIRDLCSGKQIEYEGRDIQMTWANHGVPPAWIAGYGPKALRCAGRIGDGVILQFADPHLIKWCLGFVREGAEEAGRDFSKIRVMSAAAVWVSDDLARARNQVRWFPALVSNHVVDLVSRYKPEELPEELTSYVRDRKGYNYLHHAEVGSSNAEFVADEIVDRFCIVGPAEEHVRKLKELQDIGVTQFNIYLMSGDEEQTVEAYGRDVVPLLR, via the coding sequence ATGCTCGAATTCGGAATCACGTTCAAACCTGACATGCCTCACCAGCGCATGATTGCGCTTGCCAAACAAGCTGAAGCTGCGGGATTCGACTACGGTTGGATTTTCGATTCGCACGTTTTGTGGCAAGAGGCGTATCCGCTGCTGACCCTGCTGGCCGCGAACACTGAGCACATGCGTTTGGGCACCTGTGTGACAAATCCCGCCGTTCGAGACGCCAGCGTGACCGCGAGCCTGCTTGCGACGCTCAATAGAATTTCAGACGGGCGCATGGACCTGGGCATCGGCCGCGGCGATAGCTCGCGCCGAGTCATGGGGAAAAAGCCTACGACGCTCGAGCGATTGGAAGAAACCGTCGACGTCATCCGCGATCTTTGCTCGGGCAAGCAGATCGAATACGAAGGCCGCGACATTCAGATGACCTGGGCGAACCACGGGGTGCCGCCCGCCTGGATCGCGGGCTACGGACCGAAGGCGTTGCGATGCGCGGGCCGAATCGGCGACGGCGTCATTCTGCAATTTGCCGACCCGCATTTGATCAAATGGTGCCTCGGCTTCGTGCGTGAGGGAGCCGAAGAAGCGGGACGAGACTTCTCGAAGATTCGCGTGATGAGCGCCGCCGCGGTATGGGTGTCGGATGATCTTGCGAGGGCGCGCAATCAAGTACGCTGGTTCCCGGCGCTGGTTTCAAATCACGTTGTCGATCTGGTCTCGCGCTACAAGCCGGAAGAGCTGCCCGAAGAGTTGACTTCGTATGTCCGCGACCGCAAGGGCTACAACTATCTTCATCATGCCGAGGTGGGAAGCTCGAACGCCGAGTTCGTGGCGGATGAGATCGTCGATCGCTTCTGCATCGTCGGACCCGCCGAAGAACACGTGCGAAAACTGAAGGAGCTTCAAGATATCGGCGTTACCCAGTTCAATATCTATCTAATGAGCGGCGACGAAGAGCAGACGGTTGAAGCTTATGGCCGAGACGTCGTTCCTCTTTTGCGTTAG